One stretch of Halichoerus grypus chromosome 10, mHalGry1.hap1.1, whole genome shotgun sequence DNA includes these proteins:
- the PKDCC gene encoding extracellular tyrosine-protein kinase PKDCC, with translation MRRRRAAVAAGFCASFLLGSVLNVLFAPGSEPPRPGQSPGPSPAPGPGRRGGRGELARQIRARYEEVQRYSRGGPGPGAGRPERRRLMDLAPGGPGLQRPRPPRARPLPDGAPSWPPAPGPGSPGSGPRLGCAALRNVSGAQYVGSGYTKAVYRVRLPGGAAVALKAVDFSGHDLGSCVREFGARRGCYRLAAHKLLKEMVLLERLRHPNVLQLYGYCYQDSEDIPDTLTTITELGAPVEMIQLLQTSWEDRFRICLSLGRLLHHLAHSPLGSVTLLDFRPRQFVLVDGELKVTDLDDARVEETPCASSADCILEFPARNFSLPCSAQGWCEGMNEKRNLYNAYRFFFTYLLPHSAPPALRPLLDGIVNATGELSWGVDETLARLERVLHLFRSGQYLQNSSAGSRAEYQRLPDSTIPQEDYRCWPSYHHGSCLLSVFNLAEAVDVCESHAQCQAFVVTNQTTWTGRQLVFFKTGWSHVVPDPNKTTYVRASG, from the exons atGCGGCGCCGGCGGGCGGCGGTAGCCGCGGGTTTCTGCGCCTCCTTCCTGCTGGGCTCCGTCCTCAACGTGCTCTTCGCACCGGGGTCGGAGCCTCCGCGGCCAGGCCAGTCCCCCGGGCCCTCGCCAGCCCCGGGCCCGGGCCGTCGCGGGGGCCGCGGGGAACTGGCCCGGCAGATCCGAGCGCGCTACGAGGAGGTGCAGCGCTATTCCCGCGGGGGCCCCGGGCCCGGGGCCGGCCGGCCGGAGCGGCGGCGCCTGATGGACCTGGCTCCGGGCGGGCCGGGCCTGCAGCGTCCCCGGCCCCCGCGGGCCCGGCCCCTGCCCGACGGCGCCCCGAGCTGGCCCCCGGCTCCCGGCCCGGGCTCCCCCGGCTCGGGCCCGCGCCTGGGCTGCGCCGCGCTCCGCAACGTGTCCGGCGCACAGTACGTGGGCTCAGGCTACACCAAGGCCGTGTACCGGGTCCGCCTGCCGGGCGGCGCCGCGGTGGCGCTCAAGGCGGTGGACTTCAGCGGCCACGATCTGGGCAGCTGCGTGCGCGAGTTCGGGGCTCGGAGGGGCTGCTACCGGCTGGCGGCCCACAAGCTGCTCAAGGAGATGGTGCTGCTGGAGCGGCTGCGGCACCCCAACGTGCTGCAG CTCTATGGCTACTGCTACCAGGACAGCGAGGACATCCCGGACACCCTGACCACCATCACAGAGCTGGGTGCCCCTGTGGAGATGATCCAGCTCCTGCAGACTTCCTGGGAGGACCGCTTCCGA ATCTGCCTGAGCCTGGGCCGGCTCCTTCACCACCTGGCCCACTCCCCACTGGGCTCGGTCACTCTGCTGGACTTCCGCCCCCGACAGTTCGTGCTGGTGGATGGGGAGCTGAAGGTGACAGATCTGGACGACGCACGCGTGGAGGAGACGCCGTGTGCGAGCAGTGCTGACTGCATCCTGGAGTTTCCGGCCAGGAACTTCAGCCTGCCCTGCTCGGCCCAGGGCTGGTGTGAGGGCATGAATGAGAAGCGCAACCTCTACAATGCCTACAG GTTTTTCTTCACATACCTCCTGCCCCACAGCGCCCCACCCGCACTGCGGCCTCTGCTGGACGGCATTGTCAACGCCACGG GAGAGCTCAGCTGGGGAGTAGACGAGACTCTGGCCCGGCTGGAGAGAGTGCTGCACCTGTTCCGGAGCGGGCAGTATCTGCAGAACAGCTCAGCAGGCAGCAGAGCCG AGTACCAGCGCCTCCCAGACAGCACCATCCCCCAGGAAGACTACCGCTGCTGGCCCTCCTACCACCACGGGAGCTGCCTCCTCTCAGTGTTCAACCTGGCTGAGGCCGTGGACGTCTGCGAGAGCCATGCCCAGTGCCAGGCCTTTGTGGTCACCAACCAGACCACCTGGACAG GTCGGCAGCTGGTATTTTTCAAGACAGGATGGAGCCACGTGGTCCCTGATCCCAATAAGACGACATATGTGAGGGCCTCGGGCTGA